The Styela clava chromosome 10, kaStyClav1.hap1.2, whole genome shotgun sequence genome window below encodes:
- the LOC120337841 gene encoding uncharacterized protein LOC120337841, which yields MKKVCWFSFGVILLVVVSGPVEAAKMRKGLTCLSKRFIRKYCTSTDEEIERDEKGFVPHEIRKYDCRNLNVTQIIDKPCDKKCRDPVTKKKKPGKLYKVERICYYREYENRDGKIEKIKLTAGCRCVKRRQKS from the exons ATGAAGAAG GTTTGTTGGTTTTCGTTTGGAGTTATTTTACTTGTTGTAGTAAGTGGTCCTGTAGAAGCTGCAAAGATGAGAAAAGGACTAACTTGTTTGTC gaaaagatttattagaaaatactGCACCTCAACTGATGAAGAAATCGAGAGAGATGAAAAGGGATTTGTACCTCATGAAATTAGAAA GTACGATTGCCGTAACTTGAATGTCACACAAATAAttgacaaaccatgcgataAAAAATGTCGAGACCCTGTGACAAAAAAGAAGAAGCCTGGTAAATTATACAAGGTTGAAAGAATTTGTTATTACAGAGAGTATGAAAACAGAGacggaaaaattgaaaaaataaaattgactgcTGGATGCAG ATGCGTCAAGAGACGACAAAAATCATGA